The Oxalobacteraceae bacterium OTU3CINTB1 genome includes a window with the following:
- the gspE gene encoding type II secretion system ATPase GspE, whose product MSNLLPYAFARDFVVLAQQSDAAEHTVDVMVCGATAPAAIAEVSRRFGRIQLKSMTRADLETAIATAYASAGGNASMVADEFDAELDLTKLLQDVPAIEDLLESSDDAPVIRMINALLTQALRDSASDIHIEPFEQTSVVRFRVDGSLRDIVRPRKAIHGSLISRIKIMAQLDIAEKRLPQDGRITLRIGGKPVDVRVSTLPTGHGERAVLRLLDKEAGRLDLNHLGMSETMLPKFDALINQPHGIVLVTGPTGSGKTTTLYAALSLLNAATTNIMTVEDPIEYDLNGVGQTQVNPRIDMTFAKALRAILRQDPDVIMIGEIRDLETAQIAVQASLTGHLVLATLHTNDAAAAVTRLLDMGIEPFLLSSSLLGVLAQRLVRKLCGHCKSFDGQLWHAVGCEHCGHTGYQGRVGVYEFLETTEQIRAQIHNRASEAEVKAAAIGSGMQTMRDDGERWLAAGITTQAELLRVTKD is encoded by the coding sequence ATGAGTAATCTTCTACCTTACGCCTTCGCCCGCGACTTCGTCGTGCTGGCGCAGCAGAGCGACGCCGCCGAGCACACGGTGGACGTCATGGTGTGCGGCGCCACGGCGCCGGCCGCCATCGCCGAGGTGTCGCGCCGTTTCGGCCGCATCCAGCTCAAGAGCATGACCCGGGCCGACCTCGAGACCGCCATCGCCACCGCCTATGCCAGCGCAGGCGGCAATGCCTCGATGGTGGCAGACGAGTTCGACGCGGAGCTCGACCTGACCAAGCTCCTGCAGGACGTGCCGGCGATCGAGGACTTGCTCGAATCGTCCGACGACGCGCCGGTGATCCGCATGATCAACGCGCTGCTGACGCAGGCGCTGCGCGACAGCGCCTCCGACATCCACATCGAGCCGTTCGAGCAAACCTCGGTGGTGCGCTTCCGGGTCGACGGGTCGCTGCGCGACATCGTGCGCCCGCGCAAGGCGATCCACGGCTCGCTGATCTCGCGTATCAAGATCATGGCGCAGCTCGACATCGCCGAGAAGCGCCTGCCGCAGGACGGCCGCATCACCTTGCGCATCGGCGGCAAGCCGGTCGACGTGCGCGTCTCGACCCTGCCGACCGGGCATGGCGAGCGCGCCGTGCTGCGTCTGCTGGACAAGGAGGCCGGCCGCCTCGACCTGAACCACCTGGGCATGAGCGAAACCATGCTGCCCAAGTTCGATGCCCTGATCAACCAGCCGCACGGCATCGTGCTGGTGACCGGGCCGACCGGCTCGGGCAAGACCACGACGTTATATGCGGCGCTGTCGCTGCTCAACGCGGCCACCACCAACATCATGACGGTGGAAGACCCGATCGAGTACGACCTGAACGGCGTTGGCCAGACCCAGGTCAACCCGCGCATCGACATGACCTTCGCCAAGGCGCTGCGCGCGATTTTGCGCCAGGACCCGGACGTGATCATGATCGGCGAGATCCGCGACCTGGAAACGGCGCAGATCGCCGTGCAGGCCTCGCTGACCGGTCACCTGGTGCTGGCGACCCTGCACACCAACGACGCCGCCGCCGCCGTCACACGCCTGCTCGACATGGGGATCGAACCGTTCCTGCTGTCGTCGTCGCTGCTGGGGGTGCTGGCGCAGCGGCTGGTGCGCAAGCTGTGCGGCCACTGCAAGAGTTTCGACGGCCAGTTGTGGCACGCGGTCGGCTGCGAGCACTGCGGCCACACCGGCTACCAGGGCCGGGTCGGCGTCTACGAATTCCTGGAGACGACGGAGCAGATCCGCGCCCAGATCCACAACCGCGCCTCGGAGGCCGAAGTCAAAGCGGCCGCCATCGGCAGCGGCATGCAAACCATGCGCGACGACGGCGAGCGTTGGCTGGCCGCCGGCATCACCACGCAGGCCGAGTTGCTGCGCGTGACCAAAGACTAG
- a CDS encoding type II secretion system protein N, translated as MKRAVLWLLTIALSVLITLAVFFPATWLGAIVEQRTGGRLTLGDAQGTLWRGSAFIGGAAGGNRPVTPLLPGRFSWKISPLALVGMVDLRLDNGEALAQPVTFRGSWSQWQLSPSALLLPAQGLAGLGAPLNTLAPSGIMRLSWTALELALQDRQIAVNGRTTLEMTDMSSRLAPVSPLGSYTLALDWRGQQAALTLDSVKGPLLLSGRGNLNNGRLQFSGQAEAAKGYEDTLANLLNLLGQRRPGSDRNVIALEVR; from the coding sequence ATGAAGCGCGCCGTGCTATGGTTGCTGACCATCGCGCTCAGCGTGCTGATCACCCTGGCGGTGTTCTTTCCTGCCACGTGGCTCGGTGCCATCGTCGAGCAGCGCACCGGTGGCCGTTTGACCTTGGGCGACGCGCAGGGTACGCTGTGGCGCGGCTCGGCCTTCATCGGCGGCGCGGCCGGCGGCAATCGGCCGGTCACGCCGTTGCTGCCGGGACGTTTCAGCTGGAAGATCTCGCCGCTGGCGCTGGTCGGCATGGTCGACCTGCGGCTCGACAACGGCGAGGCGCTGGCGCAGCCGGTGACGTTCCGCGGCAGCTGGTCGCAGTGGCAACTCAGTCCGTCGGCGCTGCTGTTGCCGGCGCAGGGCCTGGCCGGCCTGGGCGCGCCGCTCAACACGCTGGCGCCGAGCGGCATCATGCGCCTGTCGTGGACCGCGCTGGAGCTGGCGCTGCAAGACCGCCAGATCGCCGTCAACGGCCGCACCACGCTGGAGATGACGGACATGTCGTCGCGGCTGGCGCCGGTCAGCCCGCTGGGCAGCTACACGCTGGCGCTCGACTGGCGCGGCCAGCAGGCCGCCTTGACGCTCGATTCCGTCAAGGGGCCGCTGTTGCTGAGCGGACGCGGCAACCTGAATAATGGCCGCCTGCAGTTTTCCGGGCAGGCGGAGGCGGCAAAGGGATACGAAGACACGCTGGCCAATCTGTTGAATTTGCTCGGCCAGCGCCGTCCCGGCAGCGACCGCAACGTCATCGCTTTAGAGGTCCGCTAA
- a CDS encoding type II secretion system protein M → MSKLDQTIQDYRARASAFWLARTEQERRLLAIGGVVVVLGLFYGVLLSPALEGREKLSKELPVLRQQAAELQAMALEAAALRGQNTIEPTPMTRESLTAGLAARGLTAQSVNITGEYAKVQLNNVAFAGIVVWLDAVRNESRIAVQDANFTAQDTAGMVNATLTLRQGAR, encoded by the coding sequence ATGAGCAAACTCGATCAAACGATACAGGACTACCGCGCCCGCGCGTCGGCCTTCTGGCTGGCGCGCACCGAGCAGGAGCGTCGCCTGCTGGCCATCGGCGGCGTCGTGGTCGTGCTGGGGTTGTTCTACGGCGTGCTGCTGTCGCCGGCGCTCGAGGGCCGCGAGAAGCTGAGCAAGGAGTTGCCGGTGCTGCGCCAGCAGGCCGCCGAGTTGCAGGCGATGGCGCTGGAGGCGGCCGCCTTGCGCGGCCAGAACACCATCGAGCCGACGCCGATGACGCGCGAGAGCCTGACGGCCGGCCTGGCCGCGCGCGGCCTGACGGCGCAGTCGGTCAACATCACCGGCGAATACGCCAAGGTGCAGCTCAACAACGTGGCCTTCGCCGGCATCGTCGTCTGGCTGGACGCGGTGCGCAACGAAAGCCGCATCGCCGTCCAGGACGCCAATTTCACGGCCCAGGACACGGCCGGCATGGTCAACGCCACCCTGACTTTGCGCCAGGGCGCGCGATGA
- the gspH gene encoding type II secretion system minor pseudopilin GspH, giving the protein MRAARRPSPGFTPRGFTLIELLVVMVILGITLGIVSLSAMPGQKQALQQDAQRIALLLQLARDEAIVRNRQIAFEAGPDGYRFLIRNDKQWDLAVQDDLLREREFKQGPVTLLLDPPPNAQNDNNLRIIFGREPVDKPFVLTMTGGGSSVAIRADGIGHFTVD; this is encoded by the coding sequence ATGCGCGCCGCGCGCCGGCCGAGCCCAGGCTTTACGCCGAGAGGCTTCACGCTGATTGAGTTGCTGGTGGTGATGGTCATCCTGGGCATCACGCTGGGCATCGTCTCGCTCAGCGCGATGCCCGGCCAGAAGCAGGCGCTGCAGCAGGACGCGCAACGCATCGCGCTGCTGCTGCAACTGGCGCGCGACGAGGCGATCGTGCGCAACCGCCAGATCGCCTTCGAGGCCGGGCCGGACGGCTACCGCTTCCTGATCCGCAACGACAAGCAATGGGATCTGGCGGTGCAGGACGACCTGCTGCGCGAGCGCGAGTTCAAACAGGGCCCGGTGACGTTGCTGCTCGATCCGCCACCCAACGCCCAGAACGACAACAACCTGCGCATCATCTTCGGCCGCGAACCGGTCGACAAGCCGTTCGTGCTGACCATGACCGGCGGCGGCAGCAGCGTGGCCATCCGCGCCGACGGCATCGGCCATTTCACGGTGGACTGA
- the gspF gene encoding type II secretion system inner membrane protein GspF codes for MPAFRYEAVDAGGATKKGVLNSDSARSARSELRTLGLVPLKVDAIAAQIDAAGVAKSRGFGERLSTTELALFTRQLASLLEAGLPLEQAFTALLEQAERPYMRDLIASIRSEVIGGAALSDVLGRHPRDFAEIYRALVASGEQIGQLSRVLSRLADYIERRNALVQKVRLAFTYPAIVTVVAFSIVIFLLTYVVPQIVSVFANTKQKLPVLTIVMLAVSDFVRNYGIVVAILLVGAWFMWRRALQNPVLKRRWHTWLLTAPLYGKFERSLNTARFASTLAITTGSGVPILRALETSRDTLSNVAMKELVEEASDAVREGVSLARSLSAQKHFPPMLIHMIRAGEITGELPAMLDRAASAQEADLERRTLTIAGLLEPALILAMGVVVLLIVLAVLMPIIEINQLVR; via the coding sequence ATGCCCGCATTCCGCTATGAAGCCGTCGACGCCGGCGGCGCCACCAAAAAAGGCGTGCTCAACTCCGACAGCGCGCGTTCGGCGCGCTCCGAGCTGCGCACGCTGGGGCTGGTGCCGCTGAAGGTCGACGCCATCGCCGCGCAGATCGACGCCGCCGGCGTGGCCAAGAGCCGCGGCTTCGGCGAACGGCTGTCGACCACCGAGCTGGCGCTGTTCACGCGTCAGCTGGCCAGTTTGCTCGAAGCCGGCCTGCCGCTGGAGCAAGCCTTCACCGCGCTGCTGGAACAGGCCGAGCGTCCTTACATGCGCGACCTGATCGCCTCGATCCGCTCGGAGGTGATCGGCGGCGCCGCGCTGTCGGACGTGCTGGGACGCCATCCGCGCGACTTCGCCGAGATCTACCGCGCGCTGGTCGCCTCGGGCGAACAGATCGGCCAACTGTCGCGCGTGCTCTCGCGCCTGGCCGACTACATCGAGCGCCGCAACGCGCTGGTGCAAAAGGTGCGGCTGGCGTTCACCTACCCGGCCATCGTCACCGTGGTGGCGTTCTCGATCGTGATCTTCCTGCTGACCTATGTGGTGCCGCAGATCGTTTCCGTGTTCGCCAACACCAAGCAGAAGCTGCCGGTGCTGACCATCGTCATGCTGGCCGTGTCCGACTTCGTGCGCAACTACGGCATCGTGGTCGCGATCCTGCTGGTGGGAGCGTGGTTCATGTGGCGCCGGGCGCTGCAGAACCCGGTGCTGAAGCGCCGCTGGCACACCTGGCTGCTGACGGCGCCGCTGTACGGCAAGTTCGAGCGCAGCCTGAACACGGCGCGCTTCGCCAGCACCTTGGCGATCACCACCGGCTCCGGCGTGCCGATTTTGCGCGCGCTGGAAACCAGCCGCGACACCTTGTCCAATGTCGCCATGAAGGAGCTGGTCGAGGAGGCCAGCGACGCCGTGCGCGAGGGCGTGAGCCTGGCGCGCTCGCTGTCGGCGCAAAAGCATTTTCCGCCGATGCTGATCCACATGATCCGCGCCGGCGAGATCACCGGCGAGCTGCCGGCCATGCTGGACCGCGCGGCCTCCGCGCAGGAGGCCGATCTGGAGCGGCGCACCCTGACCATCGCCGGCCTGCTGGAGCCGGCGCTGATCCTGGCGATGGGCGTGGTGGTGCTGCTGATCGTGCTGGCGGTGCTGATGCCTATCATCGAAATCAATCAGCTGGTACGCTGA
- the gspI gene encoding type II secretion system minor pseudopilin GspI: MRRPSRKNKGFTLLEVLVALVIVGTALGASLRAVGSLTQNSNGLRGAMMATWSAENRLVQLRLSKTFPAVGKQTFECPQGDMKLMCQEEVIASPNPRFRRVEVSVYDQANPERRIIKLVQLVLNS; this comes from the coding sequence ATGCGCCGACCCTCTCGCAAAAACAAAGGCTTCACCCTGCTCGAAGTGCTGGTGGCGCTGGTCATCGTCGGCACCGCGCTGGGCGCCTCGCTGCGCGCGGTCGGCAGCCTGACCCAGAACAGCAACGGCCTGCGCGGCGCCATGATGGCGACCTGGTCGGCCGAGAACCGGCTGGTGCAGCTGCGCCTGTCCAAGACGTTTCCGGCGGTCGGCAAGCAGACCTTCGAATGTCCGCAGGGCGACATGAAGCTGATGTGCCAGGAAGAAGTCATTGCCAGCCCGAATCCGCGCTTCCGCCGGGTCGAGGTCAGCGTCTACGACCAGGCCAACCCGGAACGCCGCATCATCAAGCTGGTCCAACTGGTGCTGAATTCATGA
- the gspK gene encoding type II secretion system minor pseudopilin GspK, which produces MRARRNPRRQRGVAVITALLLTTLAVTIVTSLFWQQQVQVRSMENQRLQLQTRWIVRGALDLSRLILFQDFLDSGSFTRLNGIWSTPLEETRLDDYVERERQEGEDFNATLSGKIVDAQSRYNLANLATARVPDKAQIGVLQRLLTNLQLDPNLAQQVAMQVAMTQPVQTASGGGAPGTGTGTGGTGTTGTGATGTGGTGGSGTTGTGAPPGTVPVSGSVEPMGFVRLEDLLSVSGFTPQAIERLREFVIVLPQPTKVNVNTAPPELIAALVPGLSLGDAAAMVNTRKGAYYRDMTNFTSQPQMGAAQRQTAVEVAIKSDYFLAFSQVKLDRAALDTVSLLSRAQGTGLTTVVWIREN; this is translated from the coding sequence ATGCGGGCGCGTCGGAACCCACGGCGCCAGCGTGGCGTCGCCGTCATCACGGCGCTGCTGCTGACGACCCTGGCCGTCACCATCGTCACCAGCCTGTTCTGGCAGCAGCAGGTGCAGGTGCGCTCGATGGAAAACCAGCGGCTGCAACTGCAAACCCGCTGGATCGTGCGCGGCGCGCTGGACTTGAGCCGGCTGATCCTGTTCCAGGACTTCCTCGATTCGGGGAGCTTTACGCGCCTGAACGGCATCTGGTCGACGCCGCTGGAAGAGACCCGGCTGGACGACTACGTCGAGCGCGAGCGCCAGGAAGGCGAGGATTTCAACGCCACCTTGTCGGGCAAAATTGTCGATGCGCAGTCGCGTTACAATCTCGCCAACCTGGCCACCGCCCGGGTGCCGGACAAGGCGCAGATCGGCGTGCTCCAACGCCTCTTGACAAATCTGCAATTAGACCCGAATCTGGCGCAACAGGTAGCGATGCAGGTGGCGATGACGCAGCCGGTCCAGACCGCGTCAGGGGGCGGCGCACCCGGCACCGGCACCGGCACCGGCGGCACCGGAACCACGGGCACCGGAGCCACCGGCACCGGAGGCACCGGCGGCAGTGGCACGACCGGGACCGGCGCACCGCCGGGTACGGTGCCGGTATCGGGTAGCGTCGAGCCGATGGGCTTCGTCCGGTTGGAGGATTTGCTGTCGGTGAGCGGTTTCACGCCGCAGGCGATCGAGCGGCTGCGCGAGTTTGTCATCGTTCTGCCGCAGCCGACCAAGGTCAACGTGAACACCGCGCCGCCGGAGCTGATCGCGGCGCTGGTGCCGGGGCTGTCCCTAGGCGACGCGGCGGCCATGGTCAATACCCGCAAGGGCGCTTATTATCGGGATATGACCAATTTCACGTCGCAACCGCAGATGGGCGCGGCGCAGCGCCAGACGGCGGTTGAGGTGGCCATCAAAAGCGACTATTTCCTGGCCTTCAGCCAGGTCAAGCTGGACCGCGCGGCGCTGGACACGGTGTCGCTGCTGTCGCGGGCGCAGGGGACGGGCCTCACCACGGTCGTATGGATACGGGAAAACTAG
- a CDS encoding prepilin-type N-terminal cleavage/methylation domain-containing protein, whose product MTRRHVKRRGGFTLIELLVAISILAIVAVLGWRGLDGIIRSRESLTAKMEQTRGLQLAFAQLQSDCASLATATLVNNRPYMLADNDRLTFVRVVMTENEPTRLQVVAYRVRDGVLTRRESNATRDLLQLDALWQAALNDTDTAASVALQSDVLSMGARYWINTEWRPAAGMTTGGSGNAPTGLEVSLALQGQEVPMVKSFLLGAL is encoded by the coding sequence ATGACGCGCCGTCATGTCAAGCGACGCGGCGGTTTCACCTTGATCGAATTGCTGGTGGCCATTTCGATCCTGGCCATCGTCGCCGTGCTGGGCTGGCGCGGCCTGGACGGCATCATCCGCTCGCGCGAGTCGCTGACGGCCAAGATGGAGCAGACACGCGGCCTGCAACTGGCGTTCGCGCAGTTGCAGAGCGATTGCGCCAGCCTGGCCACGGCAACCCTGGTGAACAACCGCCCCTACATGCTGGCCGATAACGACCGCCTGACCTTCGTGCGGGTGGTGATGACGGAAAACGAGCCGACCCGCTTGCAGGTGGTGGCCTACCGCGTACGCGACGGCGTGCTGACGCGGCGCGAATCGAACGCCACGCGCGACCTGCTGCAACTGGACGCGCTGTGGCAGGCCGCGCTTAACGACACCGACACCGCCGCCAGCGTGGCGCTGCAGTCCGACGTGCTGTCGATGGGCGCGCGCTACTGGATCAACACCGAATGGCGGCCGGCGGCCGGCATGACGACGGGCGGCTCGGGCAACGCGCCGACCGGGCTGGAAGTGTCGCTGGCCTTGCAGGGCCAGGAAGTGCCGATGGTCAAATCCTTCCTGCTGGGGGCGCTGTGA
- the gspL gene encoding type II secretion system protein GspL has translation MSTLFIRYPAKASVDSGAAQTCPFALVGDGGHLERQGTSPLGNLGDLIAASRRVVLMLAASDATLLRVKAPPLSASRLKAALPALVEEQVLGDTADCVLAAGAADADGVRTVAVVQRAWLEVLVKALLAQGAHSVSVLPMQLCLPFQPGSVSAALSLGEAGYELILRRSQYDGMGLALPAEPVAALHTLRAMAGDEPVTLYLSQEQMKQFEPLMADTATAPHGISLAEDHWQHWVAASRSAGLDLAPALGAAGASAREWQRWRWPLRIAALALLVNVVGLNVEWMRLKREANEVRLAMMQTFKAAYPKETVILDPVAQMRKNISLAKADDGQAAPDGFIAMSANLAEALSVLPKRDVIATLDYRERALQAKVKPNTVDAAAMTQIRAALQARKLELTEANPGTWQIRVASTGGAKP, from the coding sequence TTGAGTACATTATTTATCCGCTATCCGGCCAAGGCCAGCGTCGACAGCGGCGCCGCCCAGACCTGCCCGTTCGCGCTGGTCGGCGACGGCGGCCACCTGGAGCGGCAGGGCACGTCGCCGCTGGGCAACCTGGGGGACCTGATCGCCGCCTCGCGCCGTGTGGTGCTGATGCTGGCCGCCTCGGACGCGACCTTGCTGCGCGTGAAGGCGCCGCCGCTGTCGGCCTCGCGCCTGAAGGCGGCGCTGCCGGCGCTGGTCGAGGAACAAGTGCTGGGCGACACGGCCGATTGCGTGCTGGCCGCCGGCGCGGCCGACGCCGACGGCGTGCGCACCGTCGCCGTGGTCCAGCGCGCCTGGCTGGAGGTGCTGGTCAAGGCGCTGCTGGCGCAGGGCGCGCACAGCGTCTCGGTGCTGCCGATGCAGCTGTGCCTGCCGTTCCAGCCTGGATCGGTCTCGGCCGCGCTGAGCCTGGGCGAGGCCGGCTACGAGCTGATCCTGCGCCGCTCGCAATACGACGGCATGGGCCTGGCGTTGCCGGCCGAGCCGGTGGCGGCGCTGCACACCTTGCGCGCGATGGCCGGCGACGAGCCGGTCACGTTGTACCTGTCGCAGGAGCAAATGAAGCAGTTCGAGCCGCTGATGGCCGATACGGCCACGGCGCCGCACGGCATCAGCCTGGCCGAGGATCACTGGCAGCATTGGGTGGCGGCGTCGCGCTCGGCCGGGCTGGACCTGGCGCCGGCGCTGGGCGCGGCCGGCGCCTCGGCGCGCGAATGGCAACGCTGGCGCTGGCCGCTGCGCATCGCCGCGCTGGCGCTGCTGGTCAACGTGGTGGGGCTGAACGTCGAATGGATGCGCCTCAAGCGCGAAGCCAACGAAGTGCGCCTGGCCATGATGCAAACCTTCAAGGCGGCCTATCCGAAGGAAACCGTGATCCTCGACCCGGTCGCGCAAATGCGCAAGAACATTTCGCTGGCCAAGGCCGACGACGGCCAGGCCGCGCCCGACGGCTTCATCGCCATGAGCGCCAACCTGGCCGAGGCGCTGAGCGTGTTGCCCAAGCGCGATGTGATCGCTACGTTGGATTATAGGGAACGCGCTCTGCAGGCCAAGGTCAAACCTAATACCGTCGACGCCGCCGCGATGACGCAAATTCGCGCCGCGTTGCAGGCCCGCAAGCTGGAATTGACGGAAGCCAATCCCGGCACCTGGCAAATCCGCGTCGCCAGCACCGGCGGGGCCAAACCATGA
- the gspD gene encoding type II secretion system secretin GspD → MKKQSVSKSNLPALRRLSAGAMLCCALGAVPTTGLLWPALAHAAADDAALNFVGADIESVIKAVGHYTNITFVIDPRVKGTITLVSEKSISKSQAFSLLTSALRLQGYAVVSGDGYAKVVPEADAKLQSGPTQIGSAPTQIKGDQIVSQIFHLNYESAGNVVTVLRPLISPNNTINANPGNNTVVITDYADNLKRLAKIISALDAPATADLDVIPVRYAIASDLASMVNKLMDAGGGGGAPGAGGGDAGRVNVLADPRTNSLILRAPSAARSNLAKSLIAKLDQPTQELGNVHVVYLKNAEATKLAQTLRALVSGDTSSTNQQGGTGTGTGQGNQGGQSSNTGGFGGQSSGSSASGGSTGPTNPLLTGNNNSQQQPGGGGQAGYIQADATTNTLIITAPESVYRNLRAVIDQLDVRRAQVYIESLIVEVTSDKASEFGVQWLGATGNGDSKYRVGGLQQSSIGGTNISNLAGALLNNSSGTTTQIPSLGGGLTVGLFKQVAGGLGLGLLARSLESDGNANVLSTPNMITLDNELATISVGQNVPILTGQFTTTSGTNSNPFQTIDRKEVGLTLKVRPQISEGGTIKLAIYHETSSVDKSTLTNTAGITINKRVIENNVIADDGQIIVLGGLIEDTEGDSTDKTRGLGDIPIIGNLFKYQTRSRKKTNLMVFLRPVVIRNQEQSTSLATDRYDYMRSSQEAIKPPQSVLVEDLGQPVLPALQNGVLSGGGVVAKPIPQAPIPRVPGRADNVQPQPQPQQQPQQQPQQ, encoded by the coding sequence ATGAAAAAACAGTCCGTGAGCAAATCCAATCTTCCCGCGCTGCGCCGCCTGAGCGCGGGTGCGATGCTGTGCTGCGCGCTCGGCGCCGTGCCGACCACCGGGCTGCTGTGGCCGGCCCTGGCCCACGCCGCCGCCGATGACGCCGCGCTGAACTTTGTCGGCGCCGACATCGAGTCGGTGATCAAGGCCGTCGGCCACTACACCAACATCACCTTCGTCATCGACCCGCGCGTCAAGGGCACGATTACCCTGGTGTCGGAAAAGTCGATCAGCAAGTCTCAGGCGTTCAGCCTGCTGACCTCGGCGCTGCGCCTGCAAGGCTACGCCGTCGTCAGCGGCGACGGCTACGCCAAGGTGGTGCCGGAGGCGGACGCCAAGCTGCAGTCGGGCCCGACCCAGATCGGCTCGGCGCCGACGCAGATCAAGGGCGACCAGATCGTCAGCCAGATCTTCCACCTGAACTACGAATCGGCCGGCAACGTCGTCACCGTGCTGCGGCCGCTCATTTCGCCCAACAACACCATCAACGCCAACCCGGGCAACAACACGGTGGTGATCACCGACTACGCGGACAACCTCAAGCGCCTGGCCAAGATCATCTCCGCGCTGGACGCGCCGGCCACGGCCGACCTCGACGTGATCCCGGTGCGTTACGCCATCGCCAGCGACCTGGCCTCGATGGTCAACAAGCTGATGGATGCGGGCGGCGGCGGTGGCGCGCCGGGCGCCGGCGGCGGTGATGCCGGCCGGGTCAACGTGCTGGCCGATCCGCGCACCAACTCGCTGATCCTGCGGGCGCCGTCGGCGGCCCGCTCCAACCTGGCCAAGTCGCTGATCGCCAAGCTCGACCAGCCGACCCAGGAACTGGGCAACGTCCACGTGGTCTACCTGAAGAACGCCGAGGCGACCAAGCTGGCGCAGACCCTGCGCGCGCTGGTGTCGGGCGACACCTCGTCGACCAACCAGCAGGGCGGCACGGGCACCGGCACCGGCCAGGGCAACCAGGGCGGCCAGAGCAGCAACACCGGCGGCTTCGGCGGCCAGAGCAGCGGCAGCTCGGCCAGCGGCGGCAGCACGGGGCCGACCAATCCTCTGCTGACCGGCAACAACAATTCGCAGCAACAGCCGGGCGGCGGCGGCCAGGCCGGCTATATCCAGGCCGACGCCACCACCAACACCTTGATCATCACGGCGCCGGAATCGGTCTACCGCAACCTGCGCGCCGTCATCGACCAGCTCGACGTGCGCCGCGCCCAGGTCTATATCGAATCGCTGATCGTCGAAGTGACGTCCGACAAGGCCTCCGAGTTCGGCGTGCAATGGCTCGGCGCCACCGGCAATGGCGACTCCAAGTACCGCGTCGGCGGCCTGCAGCAATCGTCGATCGGCGGCACCAACATCAGCAACCTGGCCGGCGCGCTGCTCAACAACAGCAGCGGGACGACGACGCAAATCCCGTCGCTGGGCGGTGGCCTGACGGTGGGCCTGTTCAAGCAGGTCGCCGGCGGCCTCGGCCTGGGCCTGCTGGCGCGCTCGCTGGAGTCCGACGGCAACGCCAACGTGTTGTCGACGCCAAACATGATTACGCTCGACAACGAGCTGGCGACGATCTCGGTCGGCCAGAACGTGCCGATCCTGACCGGTCAGTTCACCACCACGTCCGGCACCAACAGCAATCCGTTCCAGACCATCGACCGCAAGGAAGTGGGCCTGACGTTGAAAGTGCGCCCGCAGATTTCCGAAGGCGGTACCATCAAGCTGGCGATCTATCATGAGACGTCGAGCGTCGACAAATCGACGTTGACGAACACCGCCGGCATTACCATCAACAAGCGGGTGATCGAGAACAATGTGATCGCCGACGACGGCCAGATCATCGTGCTCGGCGGCCTGATCGAGGACACCGAGGGCGACAGCACCGACAAGACGCGCGGCCTGGGCGACATCCCGATCATCGGCAACCTGTTCAAGTACCAGACGCGCAGCCGCAAGAAGACCAACCTGATGGTGTTCCTGCGCCCGGTCGTGATCCGCAACCAGGAGCAGAGCACCAGCCTGGCCACCGACCGCTACGACTACATGCGCTCGTCGCAGGAGGCGATCAAGCCGCCGCAGAGCGTGCTGGTCGAGGATCTGGGCCAGCCGGTGCTGCCGGCGCTGCAAAACGGCGTGCTCAGTGGCGGCGGCGTGGTCGCCAAGCCGATTCCGCAGGCGCCGATTCCACGCGTGCCGGGCCGCGCCGACAATGTGCAGCCGCAACCGCAACCGCAGCAGCAACCCCAGCAGCAACCCCAGCAGTGA